One window from the genome of Cyprinus carpio isolate SPL01 chromosome B1, ASM1834038v1, whole genome shotgun sequence encodes:
- the rbm46 gene encoding probable RNA-binding protein 46 isoform X1: MDEGSTSQPSDNNKMDSSKEAALLALMDRTGYSMVQENGQRKFGGPPPGWEGPPPPRGCEVFVGKIPRDMYEDELVPVFERAGHIYEFRLMMEFSGENRGYAFVMYTTREGAQRAIQLLDNYEIRPGKFIGVCVSLDNCRLFIGSIPKDKKKEEIQEEMMKVTEGVVDVIVYPSAVDRMKNRGFAFVEYESHKAAAMARRKLIPGTFQLWGHTIQVDWAEPEKELDEETMQRVRVLYVRNLMLSTTEETLRSEFSRLKLGSVERVKKLTDYAFIHFYNREDALNALESMNGKVIDGSPIEVTLAKPVSKDGNKRSGLRSSYGGVAPAGNYVDSNFLFQSRDDVTIGLGTGAISDGFSVRPVNLPPHLGSPYAVDLDRCVYPFLPGSHLVPVSLNTLKPSQLSSAVSLLDYYCHKNDWSLPEYHLYSLAGQEGKMLLIYKVVINSTRSSFMPDKACTILEDAKELAAQNALWNLDCSINSPGSPVNVSPPAPSGSGFLSFGCRSLPYPAYPMSSISPPLSISCSSAQRLFIPNQSSFL; the protein is encoded by the exons ATGGACGAAGGCAGCACCAGTCAGCCGTCTGATAATAATAAGATGGACAGCTCTAAAGAAGCTGCTCTTCTGGCGCTGATGGACAGGACGGGCTACAGCATGGTTCAGGAAAACGGGCAGAGAAAGTTTGGTGGTCCTCCTCCAG GTTGGGAGGGCCCTCCTCCTCCAAGAGGTTGTGAGGTGTTTGTGGGTAAAATCCCAAGAGACATGTATGAAGACGAGCTGGTCCCTGTATTTGAGCGGGCCGGTCATATCTACGAGTTCCGTCTGATGATGGAGTTTAGCGGGGAGAACCGTGGCTATGCCTTCGTCATGTACACCACCCGAGAGGGAGCCCAACGAGCTATCCAGCTCCTGGACAACTACGAAATCCGCCCTGGGAAGTTCATAGGGGTATGTGTGAGTCTGGACAACTGTCGCCTTTTTATCGGCTCCATCCCAAAAGACAAGAAAAAGGAGGAGATCCAAGAAGAGATGATGAAG GTGACTGAAGGGGTCGTGGATGTGATCGTGTATCCCAGTGCAGTGGACAGGATGAAGAATCGTGGCTTTGCCTTTGTTGAGTACGAATCCCACAAAGCAGCTGCGATGGCTCGCAGAAAACTCATACCAG GAACATTTCAACTGTGGGGTCACACCATTCAGGTTGACTGGGCCGAACCAGAAAAGGAATTAGATGAGGAAACCATGCAGCGAGTGCGAGTCCTCTATGTTCGTAATCTCATGCTGAGCACCACGGAGGAGACACTTCGCTCTGAGTTCTCACGCCTGAAGCTTGGCTCTGTGGAACGTGTTAAGAAGCTGACAGATTATGCCTTCATCCACTTCTATAACCGTGAGGATGCCCTAAATGCTCTTGAGTCCATGAATGGAAAAGTTATTGATGGTTCGCCCATTGAGGTGACTCTTGCCAAGCCTGTCAGCAAAGATGGGAACAAAAGATCCGGGTTGCGGAGTAGCTATGGTGGAGTGGCACCTGCTGGAAATTATGTTGATTCCAACTTCTTGTTCCAGAGCAGAGATGATGTGACCATCGGCTTGGGAACTGGAGCAATAAGTGATGGTTTTAGCGTGCGCCCCGTTAACCTCCCACCTCATTTGGGCAGCCCGTATGCAGTAGACTTAGATCGCTGTGTGTATCCGTTCCTACCCGGATCCCATTTGGTCCCGGTCAGCCTGAACACCCTGAAGCCCAGCCAGTTGAGCTCAGCTGTGTCATTGCTTGATTACTACTGCCACAAGAATGACTGGTCTCTGCCAGAGTATCATCTCTACTCCCTAGCCGGACAAGAGGGAAAAATGCTGCTGATCTACAAAGTGGTCATCAACAGCACCAGAAGCAGCTTCATGCCTGATAAAGCCTGCACCATACTGGAGGACGCCAAGGAGCTTGCTGCTCAGAATGCGCTCTGGAACCTGG ATTGCTCTATCAATTCCCCTGGCTCCCCTGTGAATGTTTCTCCCCCTGCACCTTCTGGCTCTGGTTTCCTGTCCTTTGGATGTAGGTCTCTGCCTTACCCAGCATACCCCATGTCCTCCATCTCACCTCCCCTGTCCATCTCCTGCTCTTCTGCCCAAAGACTCTTCATCCCCAACCAGTCATCCTTCCTGTAG
- the rbm46 gene encoding probable RNA-binding protein 46 isoform X2, producing the protein MDEGSTSQPSDNNKMDSSKEAALLALMDRTGYSMVQENGQRKFGGPPPGWEGPPPPRGCEVFVGKIPRDMYEDELVPVFERAGHIYEFRLMMEFSGENRGYAFVMYTTREGAQRAIQLLDNYEIRPGKFIGVCVSLDNCRLFIGSIPKDKKKEEIQEEMMKVTEGVVDVIVYPSAVDRMKNRGFAFVEYESHKAAAMARRKLIPGTFQLWGHTIQVDWAEPEKELDEETMQRVRVLYVRNLMLSTTEETLRSEFSRLKLGSVERVKKLTDYAFIHFYNREDALNALESMNGKVIDGSPIEVTLAKPVSKDGNKRSGLRSSYGGVAPAGNYVDSNFLFQSRDDVTIGLGTGAISDGFSVRPVNLPPHLGSPYAVDLDRCVYPFLPGSHLVPVSLNTLKPSQLSSAVSLLDYYCHKNDWSLPEYHLYSLAGQEGKMLLIYKVVINSTRSSFMPDKACTILEDAKELAAQNALWNLG; encoded by the exons ATGGACGAAGGCAGCACCAGTCAGCCGTCTGATAATAATAAGATGGACAGCTCTAAAGAAGCTGCTCTTCTGGCGCTGATGGACAGGACGGGCTACAGCATGGTTCAGGAAAACGGGCAGAGAAAGTTTGGTGGTCCTCCTCCAG GTTGGGAGGGCCCTCCTCCTCCAAGAGGTTGTGAGGTGTTTGTGGGTAAAATCCCAAGAGACATGTATGAAGACGAGCTGGTCCCTGTATTTGAGCGGGCCGGTCATATCTACGAGTTCCGTCTGATGATGGAGTTTAGCGGGGAGAACCGTGGCTATGCCTTCGTCATGTACACCACCCGAGAGGGAGCCCAACGAGCTATCCAGCTCCTGGACAACTACGAAATCCGCCCTGGGAAGTTCATAGGGGTATGTGTGAGTCTGGACAACTGTCGCCTTTTTATCGGCTCCATCCCAAAAGACAAGAAAAAGGAGGAGATCCAAGAAGAGATGATGAAG GTGACTGAAGGGGTCGTGGATGTGATCGTGTATCCCAGTGCAGTGGACAGGATGAAGAATCGTGGCTTTGCCTTTGTTGAGTACGAATCCCACAAAGCAGCTGCGATGGCTCGCAGAAAACTCATACCAG GAACATTTCAACTGTGGGGTCACACCATTCAGGTTGACTGGGCCGAACCAGAAAAGGAATTAGATGAGGAAACCATGCAGCGAGTGCGAGTCCTCTATGTTCGTAATCTCATGCTGAGCACCACGGAGGAGACACTTCGCTCTGAGTTCTCACGCCTGAAGCTTGGCTCTGTGGAACGTGTTAAGAAGCTGACAGATTATGCCTTCATCCACTTCTATAACCGTGAGGATGCCCTAAATGCTCTTGAGTCCATGAATGGAAAAGTTATTGATGGTTCGCCCATTGAGGTGACTCTTGCCAAGCCTGTCAGCAAAGATGGGAACAAAAGATCCGGGTTGCGGAGTAGCTATGGTGGAGTGGCACCTGCTGGAAATTATGTTGATTCCAACTTCTTGTTCCAGAGCAGAGATGATGTGACCATCGGCTTGGGAACTGGAGCAATAAGTGATGGTTTTAGCGTGCGCCCCGTTAACCTCCCACCTCATTTGGGCAGCCCGTATGCAGTAGACTTAGATCGCTGTGTGTATCCGTTCCTACCCGGATCCCATTTGGTCCCGGTCAGCCTGAACACCCTGAAGCCCAGCCAGTTGAGCTCAGCTGTGTCATTGCTTGATTACTACTGCCACAAGAATGACTGGTCTCTGCCAGAGTATCATCTCTACTCCCTAGCCGGACAAGAGGGAAAAATGCTGCTGATCTACAAAGTGGTCATCAACAGCACCAGAAGCAGCTTCATGCCTGATAAAGCCTGCACCATACTGGAGGACGCCAAGGAGCTTGCTGCTCAGAATGCGCTCTGGAACCTGGGTTAG
- the lratb.2 gene encoding lecithin retinol acyltransferase b, tandem duplicate 2 → MFPLQFLYNFFSIAVVTDFEEKKKKVVQHDTSMYKRGDLLEVPRTLFTHFGIYLGNNRVAHLIPDILPVLTTDEKAIEKMVTNNRLILGVIAKKASVRVDSLEDFAYGAEILVNHMDKVCSRSPFEGEEVARRAEKLLGTVVYSLLWYNCEHYVMYCRYGTCMSFQTYQFCKVVRKTVCSKTSSLLSFLLCLFIMLYTGSVSIFGILPTFIIPFTIWMAS, encoded by the exons ATGTTTCCTCTACAGTTCCTCTACAACTTCTTTTCCATCGCTGTGGTCACAGACtttgaagaaaagaagaagaaagtggTCCAACATGACACCTCCATGTACAAAAGAGGAGATCTCCTAGAGGTCCCTCGAACTCTCTTCACACATTTCGGAATCTATCTGGGGAACAACCGCGTGGCTCACCTCATTCCTGATATCCTGCCGGTCTTGACCACCGACGAGAAGGCCATTGAGAAAATGGTGACTAACAACCGACTGATTTTGGGTGTGATAGCAAAAAAAGCAAGTGTCCGGGTGGACTCCTTGGAGGACTTTGCATATGGAGCAGAAATTCTGGTCAACCACATGGACAAGGTGTGCAGTCGGTCTCCGTTCGAGGGTGAGGAGGTGGCTCGGAGAGCCGAGAAGCTCTTGGGCACCGTGGTTTACAGTCTGCTTTGGTACAACTGCGAGCATTACGTCATGTACTGCAGATATGGCACCTGCATGAGCTTTCAGACCTACCAG TTCTGCAAAGTCGTGCGCAAGACTGTGTGCAGCAAAACAAGCTCTCTTTTAAGCTTTTTGTTATGCTTGTTCATCATGCTTTATACGGGGTCTGTGTCCATCTTTGGAATTTTACCCACGTTTATAATCCCCTTCACTATTTGGATGGCATCCTGA
- the LOC109107035 gene encoding lecithin retinol acyltransferase-like, whose product MLDSLALLLEKTFLLAHFNFFTPASSKHERCAKRREDSAHFQRGDLLEVPRTLFTHFGIYLGDNKVAHLMPDILPALTSNKSQIQKVVTNKRLLLGVIYKYALVRVDTVEDFAFGSPVLLNAMDTTLRRQPLAAEEVARRAEKLIGHIPYSLLWNNCEHFVTYCRYGTAVSLQTEQFCESLKSVIRDQRSVLLTTFIGMLSMFFLGIAPCTALPTFIIPFILWMAG is encoded by the exons ATGTTAGATTCCCTTGCTTTGCTCTTGGAGAAAACATTTCTTCTCGCACATTTTAACTTTTTCACCCCGGCTTCATCTAAGCACGAAAGATGCGCAAAGCGCCGCGAGGACAGCGCTCACTTCCAGCGCGGGGATCTGCTGGAGGTGCCTCGCACTTTGTTCACGCATTTTGGCATTTATCTCGGTGACAACAAAGTCGCGCACCTTATGCCGGACATACTGCCGGCTCTGACGAGCAACAAGTCTCAAATCCAGAAAGTTGTGACGAACAAGAGATTGCTCCTCGGTGTGATCTACAAGTACGCTTTGGTCCGGGTTGACACAGTGGAAGATTTTGCCTTTGGATCTCCTGTTTTGCTCAACGCAATGGATACAACCCTGAGAAGACAGCCGCTGGCCGCTGAGGAGGTCGCCAGAAGAGCCGAGAAACTTATCGGTCATATTCCGTACAGTCTTCTGTGGAATAACTGCGAACATTTTGTCACGTACTGCCGCTACGGGACAGCGGTCAGTCTGCAGACAGAGCAG TTCTGTGAGAGTTTAAAATCAGTAATCCGGGACCAGAGGAGTGTTCTTCTGACCACTTTCATCGGAATGCTTTCCATGTTTTTTCTTGGAATAGCCCCGTGCACCGCACTTCCAACCTTTATCATTCCTTTCATCTTGTGGATGGCTGGATAA
- the LOC122135758 gene encoding uncharacterized protein LOC122135758: protein MDGFRATAVCPVGGPRAVEKARRTAESIIKRTQRIFKQLGLEDYAEVNIQVLGAEDTYGPHAVDTVGCCGLDGCPSQAEESAGVFLQRGGTSGNRHGSRTHSYCGRVTKNVSVHIHVNGELVETHREAVLKPSFTEGHDPSLLSEENSPAPTDLPSGPHTFRLDELAYTRSGDKGDSSNIGVIARHPLYFPYLKKCLTAEVVEQYFQHLIRKDQTDLPCVIRYELPGIHGLNFILPNSLGGGGVASLRSDPQGKAYGQMLLDYKLRGLPDLKSLVD from the exons ATGGATGGGTTCAGGGCGACGGCGGTTTGTCCTGTTGGTGGGCCGAGAGCTGTGGAAAAAGCCAGAAGAACAGCAGAAAGCATTATTAAAAG GACCCAGCGAATTTTCAAACAGCTGGGTCTGGAGGACTATGCTGAAGTCAACATTCAAGTTCTGGGTGCTGAGGACACATATGGACCACATGCGGTCGATACAGTAGGct GCTGTGGTTTGGATGGCTGTCCATCACAAGCAGAAGAAAGCGCTGGAGTTTTTCTCCAGAGAGGTGGCACCAGCGGGAACAGGCATGG ctccAGGACTCACAGCTATTGTGGGAGGGTGACCAAGAATGTAAGT GTGCACATTCATGTGAATGGGGAGCTTGTGGAGACACACAGAGAGGCAGTATTAAAGCCTTCATTCACTGAAGGACACGACCCCTCCCTCCTCTCAGAGGAAAACAGCCCAGCACCCACAG atctgCCCTCCGGCCCGCATACCTTCAGACTGGACGAGTTGGCATATACGCGCAGTGGAGACAAAGGGGACTCCTCAAACATCG GGGTCATTGCAAGACATCCATTGTATTTCCCCTACCTGAAAAAGTGTTTAACTGCTGAAGTTGTGGAGCAGTATTTCCAGCATTTGATCAGAAAGGATCAGACTGATCTACCCTGCGTCATACG GTACGAACTGCCCGGCATTCATGGTCTGAACTTCATTCTTCCAAACTCACTTGGAGGGGGAGGGGTGGCGTCACTGCGCAGCGACCCCCAg GGAAAAGCCTACGGGCAAATGCTGCTTGACTACAAACTGAGAGGCCTACCTGATTTGAAATCGCTGGTCGATTAA
- the LOC109107044 gene encoding uncharacterized protein LOC109107044, whose product MGYAPDFVLSLSPFIKDISKKGIRVVSNAGGVNPLACGEALQEVVQKEGLDLKVAVVTGDDLIPQKDSLTELRMTDSEGKKPLPKTVQSMNAYLGALPIKRCLDLGADIVVTGRCVDSAVVLGPLMHSFAWDCKNYGLLAAGSLAGHLIQCGAQATGGIFTDWHMVPDWDNMGFPVVECSADGSFTLSKPPKTGGLVSFGTVAEQLVYEIGDPQRYLLPDVTCDFSVSPLLRYQMWMEEQ is encoded by the exons ATGGGATATGCTCCTGATTTTGTTCTTTCCCTTTCTCCATTTATTAAGGATATCAGCAAAAAAG GTATTCGTGTGGTCAGTAATGCTGGAGGTGTCAATCCTCTCGCCTGTGGAGAAGCTCTACAGGAAGTAGTTCAAAAGGAGGGACTTGACTTGAAGGTAGCTGTGGTGACTGGTGATGACCTGATACCACAG AAAGACTCTTTGACTGAACTCAGGATGACTGATTCAGAGGGAAAGAAACCACTTCCAAAGACCGTCCAAAGCATGAATGCGTATTTGGG CGCCCTCCCTATTAAACGGTGCCTGGACCTCGGGGCGGATATTGTAGTGACGGGACGTTGCGTGGACAGCGCTGTGGTTCTTGGACCGCTGATGCATTCG TTTGCATGGGACTGCAAAAACTATGGCCTATTGGCCGCTGGAAG ccTTGCTGGTCATCTGATTCAGTGTGGTGCACAGGCCACAGGAGGGATTTTCACAGACTGGCATATGGTTCCTGACTG gGATAACATGGGCTTCCCAGTGGTGGAATGTTCTGCTGACGGTTCATTTACACTGTCTAAACCTCCAAAAACCGGTGGGCTGGTTTCATTTGGTACAGTGGCAGAGCAATTAGTGTATGAAATCGGAGACCCACAGCGTTACCTCCTGCCTGATGTCACATGTGACTTTTCAGTGTCACCATTACTGCGATACCAG atgtGGATGGAGGAGCAGTGA